One window of Botrimarina mediterranea genomic DNA carries:
- a CDS encoding tyrosine-type recombinase/integrase codes for MAEPASAVSSVMDSRSLAVTDDLSSASRVARCLRRLVPVLDSDEPIAAIVPWLCDKCPSEHSRRAYLADLATFFRHFAGLGVGPLDVTADHVAFYKESLVRAGRKPTTISRTLSVIRGAYQQFGRKGLVDWKTVGDIQAVESPRVKKNTTPALTEKEARELLHMPDTTTLIGCRDHAMLFTYFMTTCRASAVAHATVGDLDRSGADWFLTVTEKGSKEERKALIDASSAVLAWVERAGIADKHEYPLFPPIGRDGASVEDRHLTTHRIRNIVKKYARLAGIQVERPGRRAVCTHSLRKTSITSALNNGATMQQAKALAGHASIRTTELYYEENEKDAEEAAKRIQIR; via the coding sequence GTGGCCGAGCCAGCCTCGGCTGTCTCGAGCGTCATGGACTCACGGTCGCTCGCCGTCACCGACGATCTTTCCTCCGCTAGCCGAGTCGCCCGCTGCCTCCGTCGGCTCGTGCCGGTGCTCGACTCAGATGAGCCGATAGCGGCGATCGTCCCGTGGCTTTGCGACAAGTGCCCGAGCGAGCACAGCCGCCGGGCTTATCTTGCAGACCTTGCGACGTTCTTCCGTCACTTTGCAGGTCTTGGTGTCGGGCCGCTCGACGTCACCGCCGACCACGTCGCGTTCTACAAAGAGTCGCTCGTTCGAGCCGGCAGGAAGCCGACGACCATCAGCCGGACTCTCTCGGTCATCCGAGGCGCTTACCAGCAGTTTGGCCGCAAGGGCCTAGTTGACTGGAAGACGGTCGGCGACATCCAGGCAGTCGAGAGCCCACGGGTCAAGAAGAATACGACCCCCGCCCTTACCGAGAAAGAAGCTCGCGAGCTTCTTCACATGCCCGACACGACAACGCTCATCGGCTGCCGTGATCATGCGATGCTCTTTACCTACTTCATGACAACTTGCCGAGCGAGCGCCGTAGCTCACGCCACCGTCGGCGACCTTGACCGAAGCGGCGCCGACTGGTTCTTGACCGTGACCGAGAAAGGAAGCAAGGAAGAGCGCAAGGCGCTCATCGACGCCTCATCCGCTGTACTCGCCTGGGTCGAACGGGCCGGCATCGCTGACAAGCACGAGTATCCCCTCTTCCCGCCAATCGGTCGTGACGGAGCGAGTGTCGAGGACCGACACCTCACGACGCACCGCATCCGCAATATCGTCAAGAAGTACGCTCGCCTCGCAGGGATCCAGGTAGAGCGTCCCGGACGCCGGGCCGTCTGCACGCACTCGCTCAGGAAGACCTCGATCACGAGCGCCCTTAACAACGGCGCCACCATGCAGCAAGCTAAAGCGCTTGCCGGGCACGCGTCGATACGGACCACTGAGTTGTACTACGAGGAAAACGAAAAAGACGCCGAGGAGGCCGCGAAGCGGATCCAGATCCGCTGA
- a CDS encoding ArdC family protein gives MKRDEATKLSDELLADLASQLDGGKSEQLVKYLDAMSQFHNYSFGNCLLIARQRPNATLVAGFHAWKKRGRIVKKGEKGICILAPMVRKADDDVEGEKKVFGFRAAHVFDIEQTEGDELPDVNRVGGDPGDALDRLRAASSSLGIVVTEEEDLGGADGVSKGGAVVLRSGLSPAEAFATLAHELAHELLHRGEDRKTLSKSVKELEAEAVAYVVARAAGLENALLQASDYIQCHRGDSEMLAKSLTRIQQTASRLIEAIRETETVAS, from the coding sequence ATGAAACGCGACGAAGCAACTAAGCTGAGCGACGAGCTGCTGGCCGACCTCGCCAGCCAGCTCGACGGCGGCAAGAGCGAGCAGTTGGTCAAGTACTTGGACGCGATGTCCCAGTTCCACAACTACTCGTTTGGCAACTGCCTCCTGATCGCGAGGCAACGACCCAACGCGACGCTCGTCGCCGGGTTCCACGCCTGGAAGAAGAGGGGTCGGATCGTGAAGAAAGGGGAGAAGGGGATCTGCATCCTCGCTCCGATGGTCCGCAAAGCGGACGACGATGTGGAGGGAGAGAAGAAGGTGTTCGGCTTCCGAGCCGCCCACGTCTTCGACATCGAGCAGACCGAGGGTGACGAGTTGCCCGATGTCAACCGCGTTGGCGGCGACCCCGGCGACGCGCTCGACCGACTCCGCGCAGCAAGCTCCTCGCTCGGGATCGTCGTCACCGAAGAAGAAGACCTCGGTGGCGCCGATGGCGTCTCCAAGGGTGGGGCGGTCGTTCTTAGGAGCGGCTTGTCGCCCGCCGAGGCGTTTGCAACGCTCGCTCACGAGCTAGCCCACGAGCTGCTCCACCGGGGCGAGGACCGCAAAACGCTCTCGAAGTCGGTTAAGGAACTCGAAGCGGAAGCGGTCGCGTACGTTGTCGCTAGAGCGGCTGGGCTTGAGAACGCGCTCCTTCAGGCGTCTGACTACATCCAGTGTCACCGAGGCGACAGCGAGATGCTCGCAAAGTCACTCACACGGATTCAGCAGACCGCTAGTCGGCTAATCGAAGCGATTCGAGAGACCGAGACCGTGGCGAGCTGA
- a CDS encoding serine/threonine-protein kinase: MSDTQEPDSLEYLLAFERAVQADPLPDVGGWVERWPDPKSRCDVASSLLLCAVEHLGFDIAWLKTQQGDPRFPSTVWASGELLRMVYRDQVDSRGRPRWGDYESFGVPADQLGLRADKDRYSLGQVVAGRYQLTRRLGGGGVGVVYEACDTAESRNVAVKVPLEVEDDERFSEAIRKEAAVLASLSHPGVPRFVDLLEAERGPVLVTELVTGDSLEDRGRLSFEEALPLVIQVAEVLDDLHQAGYVHGDVKPDNILVDGSEKATLIDFNVSRIDNPTTATEGFPGGTLPFMSPEAVVGVAADVDLRQDVYALGSLLYQLVVGEPLMRPKGREEAVVMSVLLGGSHEPKFADDIPESVRRLCQAAISRHPLSRFETASDFAATCSQVLSNPTAEHDIPPARTELHSWRLGVALGTLAVRQRRITTTLGESDDLAVLQDLLPNIIGVTTAMDEVVPLAERLCVPVTEWEGADECRTLFYRQRRLQTDDLLRLKALAPEAEQWTRDTLKTVETGLTDSLPQGAALYFAALQSRFVPYASSAAERWPGVAIPVGFPEKVTGAFLLACASPGEATDWGRSLQQLDYAVVRWLRWGVVPC; this comes from the coding sequence ATGAGTGACACGCAAGAGCCAGACAGCCTGGAGTACCTGCTCGCCTTCGAGCGAGCGGTCCAAGCCGACCCGCTTCCCGATGTCGGCGGCTGGGTGGAGCGATGGCCCGACCCCAAGAGTCGCTGTGACGTCGCTAGCTCCCTGCTGCTGTGCGCCGTAGAGCACCTGGGGTTTGACATTGCTTGGCTGAAGACTCAGCAGGGCGACCCACGATTCCCTTCGACGGTTTGGGCGTCGGGCGAACTTCTTCGCATGGTCTACCGTGACCAGGTCGATAGCCGCGGGCGGCCTCGCTGGGGAGACTACGAGTCCTTCGGCGTCCCGGCGGATCAACTCGGTCTACGAGCCGACAAAGACCGATACAGCCTGGGCCAAGTAGTCGCCGGCCGGTACCAACTCACACGCCGCCTCGGTGGAGGGGGGGTGGGAGTCGTCTACGAGGCCTGCGACACGGCCGAAAGCCGCAATGTTGCGGTCAAGGTTCCGCTTGAGGTTGAAGACGATGAACGCTTCAGCGAGGCGATCCGCAAAGAAGCGGCCGTGCTCGCTTCGCTCTCACATCCAGGCGTTCCTCGGTTTGTCGATCTACTCGAAGCCGAGCGCGGGCCCGTGCTTGTCACAGAGCTTGTTACCGGGGATTCGCTTGAAGACCGGGGGCGTCTGTCGTTCGAGGAGGCGCTGCCGCTCGTCATCCAAGTGGCGGAGGTCCTCGACGATCTGCATCAGGCAGGCTACGTCCACGGTGACGTGAAGCCAGACAACATCCTGGTCGATGGATCCGAGAAAGCGACTCTCATCGACTTCAACGTGTCGAGGATCGACAACCCGACAACCGCTACCGAGGGGTTTCCCGGCGGAACGCTCCCGTTCATGAGCCCTGAGGCGGTCGTCGGTGTCGCCGCCGATGTCGATCTACGGCAGGACGTCTACGCCCTCGGTTCGCTCCTCTACCAACTGGTCGTCGGTGAACCGCTGATGAGGCCGAAGGGCCGTGAAGAGGCGGTCGTGATGTCGGTCCTGCTGGGCGGCTCGCACGAGCCGAAGTTTGCCGACGACATCCCTGAGAGCGTACGGCGTTTGTGCCAGGCTGCGATCTCGCGTCACCCGCTCAGCCGATTTGAAACGGCAAGCGACTTCGCCGCGACTTGCAGTCAGGTCCTCAGCAACCCTACTGCCGAGCACGACATACCGCCCGCACGCACGGAACTCCACTCCTGGAGGTTGGGGGTCGCCCTGGGGACGCTTGCTGTGAGGCAGCGACGCATCACGACAACCCTCGGCGAGAGCGACGATCTCGCCGTGCTGCAAGACCTTCTACCCAATATTATCGGCGTGACCACGGCGATGGACGAGGTCGTTCCACTGGCTGAGCGGCTCTGTGTGCCGGTCACCGAATGGGAGGGCGCTGACGAGTGCCGGACGCTCTTCTACCGCCAACGGCGGTTGCAGACCGACGACCTGCTGCGGCTTAAAGCCCTGGCGCCAGAAGCCGAGCAGTGGACCCGCGACACACTTAAGACGGTCGAAACGGGCCTCACCGACTCGCTGCCACAGGGCGCCGCGTTGTACTTCGCCGCCCTGCAGTCTCGGTTTGTCCCGTACGCGAGTAGCGCCGCCGAGCGGTGGCCAGGTGTCGCCATACCGGTCGGATTTCCTGAAAAGGTGACTGGAGCGTTCCTTCTTGCTTGCGCTAGTCCGGGAGAGGCCACGGATTGGGGCAGGTCGCTACAGCAGCTCGACTACGCGGTCGTCCGCTGGCTGAGGTGGGGGGTCGTTCCGTGTTAG
- a CDS encoding vWA domain-containing protein translates to MSPKNFLHSLRQTLTPPSGANALVPVSKYDGPPLLSGQVSLSLLVDTSPSLDEYIQRVREGAQQFVDQVRTDAWLRERVAVSVWSLADSRPAALMADWVPASQLKIPELPRCGHTPLCGAISQTLDHAVARGASLSRERHCDQAMNLVFVMSDFLPTDAQDQQALMESSLRQAAEAGVLLFPLTVGDVDKNFAESVAQPGRPPLALDSVDDFTTFFKALRRSLRRHSMSMPGAPLQLEYRGCSLRLDR, encoded by the coding sequence ATGAGCCCCAAAAACTTCTTGCACAGTCTCCGCCAAACGCTGACACCCCCGTCCGGCGCCAACGCTTTGGTCCCGGTCAGTAAGTACGATGGCCCTCCGCTTCTCTCGGGCCAAGTGAGCTTGTCGCTCCTGGTGGACACGTCCCCGTCGCTCGACGAGTACATCCAGCGTGTCCGGGAGGGCGCCCAGCAGTTCGTCGATCAGGTGCGGACGGACGCTTGGCTGCGGGAGCGGGTCGCCGTCTCGGTGTGGTCGCTCGCCGATAGCCGCCCCGCCGCGTTGATGGCCGATTGGGTCCCGGCGTCCCAACTGAAAATCCCCGAGCTCCCTCGCTGCGGTCACACGCCCCTTTGCGGAGCGATCAGCCAGACGCTCGACCACGCGGTCGCCCGCGGAGCGTCCCTGTCGCGTGAGCGTCATTGCGACCAGGCGATGAACCTGGTGTTTGTGATGAGCGACTTCTTGCCGACCGACGCCCAGGACCAGCAAGCTCTGATGGAATCGTCGCTCCGCCAAGCGGCCGAGGCGGGCGTGCTGCTCTTCCCGCTCACGGTCGGCGACGTGGATAAGAACTTCGCAGAGTCGGTCGCGCAGCCGGGCAGGCCCCCCCTGGCGCTCGACAGTGTTGACGACTTCACCACCTTCTTTAAGGCCCTGAGACGCAGCCTCCGGCGGCACTCGATGTCGATGCCGGGTGCGCCGTTGCAGCTGGAGTACCGGGGGTGTTCGCTTCGGTTGGACCGATGA